One genomic segment of Bacteroidota bacterium includes these proteins:
- a CDS encoding 3'-5' exonuclease: MNLELTKPLAFIDLETTGLSISHDRIVEISILKLMPDNSKDILTLRVNPEIKISAESIGIHKIKDEDVKDEPTFAKIAKKVINFIANSDLSGYNIVKFDLPLIMEEFLRANVEFSLEGRKVIDVQHIFHKMEKRDLSAAYKFYCNKKIEKKHSAEGDIIATQEVLLAQVGRYKILENNVDSLYDFTGKQLDKIVDLAGRIAYNNDGIEIFNFGKYKGKIVTEIFEKDSAYYGWIMRSDFPLYTKKKLTELILKWKSENR; encoded by the coding sequence TTAACAAAGCCACTGGCATTTATCGACCTTGAAACAACAGGATTAAGTATTAGCCACGACAGAATAGTAGAAATTTCTATATTAAAACTAATGCCTGATAACTCAAAAGATATTTTAACATTAAGAGTTAATCCTGAAATAAAAATATCAGCCGAATCAATTGGGATTCATAAGATTAAAGATGAAGATGTAAAAGATGAGCCTACATTTGCCAAAATTGCAAAAAAAGTTATTAATTTCATTGCTAATTCAGACCTTTCAGGATACAATATTGTGAAATTTGATTTACCATTAATAATGGAAGAATTTTTACGAGCAAATGTTGAATTTAGTTTGGAAGGAAGAAAAGTTATTGATGTGCAACATATTTTTCACAAAATGGAAAAAAGAGACCTTTCAGCAGCATACAAGTTTTATTGCAATAAAAAAATTGAAAAAAAACACAGTGCAGAAGGTGATATAATAGCAACACAGGAAGTATTGTTAGCACAGGTTGGCAGATATAAGATACTTGAAAACAATGTTGATTCCTTATATGATTTTACAGGAAAACAATTAGATAAAATAGTTGACCTCGCAGGAAGAATTGCATACAATAATGATGGTATTGAAATTTTCAATTTTGGAAAATATAAAGGAAAAATCGTAACAGAAATTTTTGAAAAAGACTCTGCTTACTATGGTTGGATAATGAGAAGTGATTTCCCACTTTACACAAAAAAGAAACTAACTGAGTTGATACTTAAGTGGAAAAGCGAAAACAGATAG